A genomic segment from Candidatus Viadribacter manganicus encodes:
- a CDS encoding DUF1214 domain-containing protein, with protein sequence MLRQILIWIAAIVAGVLLGLASAWATLHFGASTFTEHYGHWVFSRAAGSTAAGPYTRAIIARDGLLALSAREAVYFSMYQDEQGRALDEGCVYELNGRPLDARWWSVTLYADDNFLAQNTDNAHSLDASRAGNDAPWAVRISPVRGDATHWISSREARRGFIIMLRVYNPQRDFRPSKDALPVLTTISCAGDAP encoded by the coding sequence ATGCTGCGGCAGATATTGATTTGGATTGCGGCGATCGTCGCCGGTGTGCTGCTCGGCCTGGCCTCGGCCTGGGCGACATTACATTTCGGCGCGTCCACATTCACGGAACACTACGGACATTGGGTGTTCAGCCGCGCGGCCGGCTCAACGGCGGCTGGCCCCTACACCCGCGCCATCATCGCCCGCGATGGCCTTCTTGCGCTCAGCGCGCGCGAGGCCGTCTACTTCTCGATGTATCAGGACGAGCAAGGCCGCGCGCTCGATGAAGGCTGCGTCTACGAACTCAATGGCCGGCCCCTTGATGCGCGCTGGTGGTCAGTGACGCTCTACGCCGACGACAACTTCCTCGCCCAGAACACCGACAACGCTCATTCGCTGGATGCGTCGCGCGCCGGCAACGACGCGCCGTGGGCGGTTCGCATCTCGCCCGTGCGCGGAGACGCAACGCATTGGATTTCTTCGCGCGAAGCGCGGCGCGGCTTCATCATCATGCTGCGCGTCTACAATCCGCAGCGCGATTTCCGTCCGAGCAAGGACGCATTGCCGGTGCTGACGACAATCTCCTGCGCGGGAGATGCGCCATGA
- a CDS encoding J domain-containing protein → MADTFSYRPKFVDIRVKKAGKAGAAKAEPEPADRPCDHIGCKSPGLHRAPKSRDRANEFWQFCAQHAAEYNKRWNYFEGMSEAEKADFHKKEETGHRPTWTFRGGRGDRLAAAGRGKLSGAGDPLGMFGGDPGAAPTKARRRLTKLQSLALEAMQLEENATGPQIRARYAELVKRWHPDSNGGDRGAEQELQKALKAYQTLKAGGLV, encoded by the coding sequence ATGGCAGATACGTTTTCCTACCGTCCAAAGTTCGTGGACATTCGCGTCAAGAAGGCCGGCAAGGCCGGCGCCGCGAAGGCTGAGCCCGAACCGGCTGATCGTCCGTGCGATCATATAGGGTGTAAAAGCCCTGGGCTCCATCGCGCGCCGAAAAGCCGCGATCGCGCCAATGAGTTTTGGCAGTTCTGCGCCCAGCATGCAGCCGAGTACAACAAGCGCTGGAATTACTTCGAGGGCATGTCCGAGGCCGAGAAGGCCGACTTCCATAAGAAGGAAGAAACCGGTCATCGCCCGACGTGGACCTTCCGTGGCGGACGGGGCGACCGGCTCGCCGCTGCGGGTCGTGGCAAACTTAGCGGGGCAGGCGATCCGCTTGGCATGTTCGGCGGTGACCCAGGGGCCGCGCCGACGAAAGCACGCCGCCGCCTGACTAAGCTTCAAAGTTTGGCGCTCGAGGCGATGCAGCTGGAAGAGAACGCCACCGGGCCGCAGATCCGCGCCCGCTACGCTGAACTGGTGAAACGTTGGCACCCGGATTCCAACGGCGGTGATCGCGGGGCCGAGCAAGAACTGCAAAAGGCCCTCAAGGCCTATCAGACACTCAAGGCCGGAGGCCTCGTTTAG
- the cobS gene encoding cobaltochelatase subunit CobS → MTAADDLLSAKPDKTVSAREFGVESDMKVPAFSKKTEYVPEVDPAYRFDPQTTLAILAGFAHNRRVMVQGYHGTGKSTHVEQVAARLNWPMVRINLDSHVSRIDLVGKDAIVLKDGKQITEFREGMLPWALQRPVAICFDEYDAGRPDVMFVIQRVLEASGKLTLLDQNRVISANPFFRLFSTTNTIGLGDTTGLYHGTQQINQGQMDRWSIVTTLNYLDHDAEAEIVIAKAPTYNTPEGKRTIMAMVRVADMTRNAFMNGDISTVMSPRTVITWAQNAEIFGDVGLAFRMTFLNKCDELERPTVAEFYQRAFGADLPEAATRVKVA, encoded by the coding sequence ATGACTGCTGCTGACGATCTCCTCTCCGCCAAGCCGGACAAGACGGTGTCTGCCCGTGAGTTTGGCGTTGAAAGCGACATGAAGGTGCCGGCCTTCTCGAAGAAGACCGAGTACGTGCCGGAAGTGGATCCCGCTTACCGCTTCGATCCGCAGACGACGTTGGCGATCCTCGCGGGCTTTGCTCACAATCGGCGGGTGATGGTTCAGGGCTATCACGGCACCGGCAAGTCCACGCACGTGGAGCAGGTGGCGGCGCGGCTGAACTGGCCGATGGTGCGGATCAATTTGGACAGTCACGTTTCGCGTATCGATCTCGTCGGCAAGGACGCGATCGTGCTGAAGGACGGCAAGCAGATAACCGAGTTTCGCGAAGGCATGCTGCCATGGGCGCTGCAGCGCCCGGTCGCGATCTGCTTCGATGAATATGACGCCGGCCGCCCAGACGTGATGTTCGTCATTCAGCGCGTGCTGGAAGCGAGCGGCAAGCTGACGCTGCTCGACCAGAACCGCGTCATCAGCGCCAATCCGTTTTTCCGTCTGTTCTCGACGACGAATACGATCGGCTTGGGCGACACGACCGGGCTTTATCACGGCACGCAGCAGATCAACCAAGGCCAGATGGACCGCTGGTCGATCGTGACCACGCTGAACTATCTCGATCATGACGCCGAAGCGGAAATCGTGATCGCCAAGGCGCCGACCTACAACACGCCAGAAGGCAAGCGCACGATCATGGCGATGGTGCGCGTTGCGGATATGACGCGCAATGCGTTCATGAACGGCGACATCTCAACCGTGATGAGCCCGCGCACCGTGATCACCTGGGCGCAGAACGCCGAGATTTTCGGCGATGTTGGCCTCGCATTCCGGATGACGTTTCTGAACAAGTGCGATGAACTGGAGCGACCGACTGTGGCCGAGTTCTACCAGCGCGCCTTTGGCGCGGATCTGCCTGAGGCGGCGACGCGGGTGAAGGTGGCTTAA
- a CDS encoding lysozyme inhibitor LprI family protein, with the protein MRKVMSTLFAVALLGGAITIASAQDRRGGRDRDDEFGPASAQELANADRRLNQVYQRRIADARADDRSDRRFRGWYSQEAALRASERAWITHRDAECQYLTQQDNGARGYDALVRGCLVEQINDRSEELREAEQVLAAR; encoded by the coding sequence ATGCGCAAAGTCATGTCAACGCTATTCGCGGTCGCGCTACTCGGCGGCGCCATCACCATTGCAAGCGCTCAAGACCGCCGTGGCGGCCGCGACCGCGACGATGAATTCGGCCCCGCGAGCGCGCAGGAACTCGCCAACGCCGACCGCCGTCTCAACCAGGTTTATCAGCGACGTATCGCCGACGCGCGCGCCGATGACCGAAGCGATCGCCGCTTCCGTGGCTGGTACAGCCAAGAAGCGGCTCTGCGCGCCAGTGAACGCGCTTGGATCACGCACCGCGACGCCGAGTGCCAATACCTGACCCAGCAAGATAATGGCGCACGCGGCTATGACGCGTTGGTTCGAGGCTGCCTCGTCGAACAGATCAACGATCGCAGCGAAGAATTGCGCGAAGCCGAGCAAGTGCTCGCGGCGCGCTAG
- the cobT gene encoding cobaltochelatase subunit CobT: MSAKESPAELFKRSLAQTTRALAGAEEELEVTFGAEGPRLSPGKIVLPHPPRVLSDPEAERIRGQADGLALKLAHHDEREHAKLRPQGADARAVFDAVEEMRVQSLGANALKGVANNLTAALTDSLERRGASRMQDRALAPLADAVALMVRERLTGLAPPPNAKALVNAWRAEIEKNAGADLDKLAAVAEDQREFAKQFRNVLNDLGMGDELTVEETNDDDNQATGEEPPPPQADNSEGDEEMEDQAPSEMEMIEGEVDTENDRTISVEADVDADDQQDTEMDDPGEKPMRPKPRNDIDDPNANYKVFTRAFDEVIGAEDLCPPEELARLRNYLDQQLKPLQSVVGRLANRLQRRLLAKQNRAWSFDLEEGLLDTSRLTRIITDPMAALSFKQEEDMPFKDTVVTLLLDNSGSMRGRPIMVAALCADILARTLERCGVKVEILGFTTIAWKGGSSKDVWLKADRPPQPGRLNDLRHVIYKGADSPWRRARRNLGLMMREGLLKENIDGEALMWAHQRLLERPEQRRLLMVISDGAPVDDSTLSANPGNYLERHLRNVIHWIEARSPVELLAIGIGHDVTRYYKRAVTITDAEQLGGVMTEKLAELFDEPGADAPPPPRSPRELKQRMAQAAL, encoded by the coding sequence ATGTCCGCCAAAGAATCCCCGGCAGAACTCTTCAAACGCTCGCTGGCGCAAACGACGCGCGCCTTGGCGGGAGCGGAAGAAGAGCTTGAGGTGACGTTCGGCGCGGAAGGTCCGCGTCTGTCGCCGGGGAAGATCGTATTGCCGCATCCGCCGCGCGTGCTTTCCGATCCCGAGGCCGAACGCATTCGCGGGCAGGCTGATGGCTTGGCGCTGAAACTTGCGCACCACGATGAGCGCGAACACGCGAAGTTGCGACCGCAAGGCGCCGATGCCCGCGCTGTGTTTGATGCCGTTGAAGAGATGCGCGTGCAGTCCTTGGGCGCAAACGCGCTGAAGGGTGTCGCCAACAATTTGACGGCGGCGCTGACGGATTCGCTCGAACGGCGCGGCGCATCGCGCATGCAGGATCGGGCGTTGGCGCCCTTGGCGGACGCAGTTGCGCTGATGGTGCGTGAGCGGCTCACCGGATTGGCGCCGCCGCCGAATGCAAAAGCGCTGGTGAACGCCTGGCGCGCGGAGATTGAGAAGAACGCCGGCGCCGATCTCGATAAATTGGCTGCCGTAGCTGAAGATCAGCGCGAGTTCGCCAAGCAATTTCGCAATGTGCTGAACGATCTCGGCATGGGCGATGAGCTCACCGTCGAGGAAACCAACGACGACGACAATCAAGCCACGGGCGAAGAACCGCCCCCGCCGCAAGCCGATAATTCGGAAGGCGATGAGGAGATGGAAGATCAGGCGCCGTCAGAAATGGAAATGATCGAGGGTGAGGTCGATACTGAGAACGACCGCACGATCTCTGTCGAAGCTGATGTTGATGCCGACGATCAGCAGGACACGGAGATGGACGATCCCGGCGAAAAGCCGATGCGTCCTAAGCCGCGCAACGACATCGACGATCCAAACGCCAATTATAAGGTGTTCACGCGCGCGTTCGATGAAGTGATCGGCGCCGAGGATCTTTGCCCGCCTGAAGAGCTGGCGCGTCTGCGCAATTATCTCGATCAGCAGTTGAAGCCGCTGCAGAGCGTTGTTGGCCGTTTGGCAAACCGTTTGCAGCGGCGCTTGCTGGCGAAACAGAACCGCGCTTGGAGTTTCGATCTCGAAGAGGGTCTGCTCGATACATCGCGTTTGACGCGGATCATCACCGACCCGATGGCGGCGCTGTCGTTCAAGCAAGAAGAGGACATGCCGTTTAAGGATACGGTGGTCACGCTGCTCTTGGACAATTCAGGCTCGATGCGTGGCCGCCCGATCATGGTCGCGGCGTTGTGCGCGGATATTCTGGCGCGGACGCTCGAGCGCTGCGGTGTGAAGGTGGAGATTTTGGGCTTCACGACGATCGCCTGGAAGGGCGGGTCATCGAAGGATGTTTGGTTGAAGGCTGACCGGCCGCCGCAGCCGGGGCGTCTCAATGATTTGCGCCACGTGATTTACAAAGGCGCGGATTCGCCCTGGCGCCGCGCGCGTCGCAATCTCGGCTTGATGATGCGCGAGGGGCTGCTGAAGGAAAACATCGACGGTGAAGCGTTGATGTGGGCGCACCAGCGTTTGCTGGAGCGGCCGGAACAGCGCCGCTTGCTGATGGTGATCAGCGATGGCGCACCGGTGGACGATTCAACGCTCTCGGCCAATCCGGGCAATTATCTCGAGCGTCATCTGCGCAACGTCATTCATTGGATCGAGGCGCGCTCGCCGGTGGAATTGCTGGCGATCGGCATCGGCCATGACGTCACGCGCTATTACAAGCGCGCCGTTACCATCACCGATGCCGAGCAGCTTGGCGGCGTGATGACGGAAAAGTTGGCGGAGCTCTTCGATGAGCCGGGCGCCGATGCGCCGCCACCGCCGCGCTCGCCGCGTGAGTTGAAGCAACGCATGGCGCAGGCGGCGCTGTGA
- a CDS encoding esterase-like activity of phytase family protein yields the protein MIRLFAAVVFACALGACESSGGSSDGDEQWRAVNVEVVPVAANVETVGRLAYRGGLELRSRNPMFVGLSALEVLDGGRVIAISDEADWIEGQLTLNGTGGLVGFTDVRAALMRDEHGRVLREKREADSEGLAQLADGRFAVGFERTHVVRIYDLNRDGPFGAAEMGPRLDGVAHLPDNSSFEALAATDDALVLAVEGGDQPTTPLWVAPLNARTPVAPRYAYPLRDGFSITGFDRLPDGGFVALERFYAPVIGPRARITRFAAPSGEGGVVEPEVLALLEPPFPLDNFEGISAVRMPDGVTRIYILSDNNKSAQQRTLLLAFDIVEAPAT from the coding sequence GTGATCCGGTTGTTTGCGGCCGTGGTGTTCGCGTGCGCGCTTGGCGCATGCGAATCCAGTGGCGGATCGTCCGATGGCGATGAGCAATGGCGGGCGGTGAATGTCGAGGTCGTCCCTGTTGCGGCGAATGTGGAGACCGTCGGACGCTTGGCGTATCGGGGCGGGCTTGAGCTGCGCTCGCGCAATCCGATGTTCGTGGGGCTCTCGGCGCTGGAGGTGCTGGACGGCGGGCGGGTGATCGCGATCAGTGACGAGGCCGATTGGATCGAGGGCCAACTTACGCTCAACGGTACTGGCGGGCTGGTGGGCTTTACCGATGTGCGCGCTGCTTTGATGCGCGATGAGCACGGGCGCGTGCTGCGTGAAAAACGCGAAGCGGATTCGGAGGGGCTCGCGCAGCTGGCTGACGGGCGCTTTGCCGTGGGTTTCGAGCGCACGCACGTGGTGCGTATTTATGATCTCAATCGCGATGGGCCGTTCGGCGCAGCTGAGATGGGGCCGCGTTTGGATGGCGTTGCGCATCTGCCGGACAATTCGAGTTTCGAGGCGCTTGCCGCAACCGATGACGCGCTGGTGCTGGCGGTGGAGGGCGGCGATCAGCCGACGACGCCGCTTTGGGTCGCGCCGCTGAATGCGCGCACGCCAGTGGCGCCGCGTTACGCCTATCCTTTGCGTGACGGCTTTTCGATTACGGGATTCGATCGCTTGCCGGACGGCGGCTTCGTTGCATTGGAGCGCTTCTATGCGCCTGTGATCGGCCCGCGCGCGCGCATTACGCGCTTTGCGGCGCCGAGCGGTGAAGGTGGCGTGGTTGAGCCTGAAGTCCTGGCGCTGCTCGAGCCGCCGTTTCCGCTCGATAATTTCGAGGGCATCTCAGCTGTGCGCATGCCCGATGGCGTGACGCGAATCTACATCTTGTCGGACAACAACAAGAGCGCGCAGCAACGCACGCTCTTGCTTGCTTTCGATATTGTAGAAGCGCCGGCTACTTAA
- the rpmB gene encoding 50S ribosomal protein L28 — translation MSRRCELSGINRQIGHKVSHSNIKTKREFQPNLVNVTLASDALGQSFKFRITAAALRTVDHRGGLDQYLLKADEAELSTRAAKVRRDLKKKLAETAAA, via the coding sequence ATGTCCCGCCGTTGCGAACTGTCCGGCATCAATCGCCAGATTGGCCACAAGGTCAGCCACTCCAACATCAAGACCAAGCGCGAGTTCCAGCCGAACTTGGTCAACGTGACGTTGGCGAGCGATGCACTCGGCCAGAGCTTCAAGTTCCGTATCACGGCGGCAGCGCTCCGCACTGTTGATCACCGCGGCGGCCTCGATCAGTACCTGCTGAAGGCTGACGAAGCCGAGCTCTCGACGCGCGCCGCGAAAGTGCGCCGCGATCTGAAGAAGAAGCTCGCCGAAACCGCCGCCGCTTAA
- a CDS encoding DUF3108 domain-containing protein — MRTFGAAKGLLFAIGMAAMATSAGAQTGASRSFSAIYSVHARGVEAGDFTYNFTQTGSSYTANANREMKGWVGAALNRSQDYTYSVTGTVAADGALRPTQYTHQGGRRREDRPNGRQIRAAFTANDVVTTATPGPANMGDPPATPEQRRNTIDQITAIAAMATSTGDPCARTLRIYMDGRARFDFVMTPNGNVTVNSRAYQGPGVRCRVQFRPIAGFGDAQEAATLSFVLARTESGMWAPVTIEMPTDGVGVVRLEARRLTINGTRLR, encoded by the coding sequence ATGAGGACGTTCGGCGCCGCCAAAGGCCTCCTTTTCGCGATCGGCATGGCCGCGATGGCCACCTCCGCCGGTGCGCAGACGGGCGCAAGCCGCAGCTTTTCGGCGATCTATTCGGTTCACGCCCGCGGCGTCGAGGCCGGTGATTTCACCTACAATTTCACCCAGACTGGGTCGAGCTACACGGCCAATGCCAATCGCGAGATGAAGGGTTGGGTTGGGGCCGCGCTCAATCGCAGCCAGGACTACACCTATAGCGTCACCGGTACCGTGGCTGCTGACGGCGCTCTGCGCCCCACCCAATACACGCACCAGGGCGGACGCCGCCGCGAAGACCGGCCGAATGGCCGTCAGATTCGCGCTGCCTTCACCGCCAATGACGTTGTGACAACCGCAACGCCGGGTCCCGCCAATATGGGAGATCCGCCGGCGACGCCCGAACAGCGCCGCAACACCATCGACCAGATTACCGCGATCGCCGCCATGGCGACCTCGACCGGCGATCCGTGCGCTCGCACGCTCCGCATCTATATGGACGGCCGCGCCCGCTTCGACTTCGTCATGACCCCGAACGGCAATGTCACGGTCAACAGCCGCGCCTATCAGGGGCCAGGCGTCCGCTGCCGAGTCCAGTTCCGCCCGATCGCCGGCTTCGGCGACGCGCAGGAGGCCGCGACCCTGAGTTTCGTCCTTGCCCGCACCGAGAGCGGCATGTGGGCGCCGGTCACGATTGAGATGCCGACGGACGGCGTCGGCGTGGTCCGGCTCGAGGCGCGTCGCCTGACGATCAACGGAACGCGTCTAAGATAA
- a CDS encoding helicase-related protein: MTARARTKAVLGPTNTGKTYLAIERMLGHASGMIGLPLRLLAREVYDRVVAAKGEALAALITGEEKIVPETARYFVCTVEAMPVDRAVEFVAIDEIQVARDLDRGHVFTERILHARGFGETMLLGSDTMRPMIKKLLPDAEINHRERLSTLAYAGPRKITKLPKRSAVVAFSADEVYAIAELLRRHRGGAAVVMGALSPRTRNAQVELYQSGEVDFLVATDAIGMGLNMDVDHVAFASRRKFDGHSWRDLRPDEIAQIAGRAGRFTRDGQFGETGECAPFDEEIVERVEAHEFETIEAIQWRNVELKFESIEKLIASLEQPPNRSGLLRVRGADDELVLRRMLDDSDLMDRARTPEVVRRLWDACQLPDFRKVSKDEHVQLALRIANYISTPKGRVPSQWVGAEIEKLDRTAGNLDVLQSRLAHIRTWTYAASRADWLQDADDWRMKTREVEDKLSDALHDALIQRFIDRRTSALLKGLKREDALLAGITEDGEVTVEGHYVGRLEGLDFQPDPRTSSGLEGRAVRNSALRALKPELSRRLAEIARAADEDITLGRDGRLHVSRVAVAKLVHGAPVLKPRLELIGGEQASEFERNVARERLELWLAQLVAHDLRPLVALENAWRDGRLPPDARGLAFRLIENVGALDRVGEDLGHMSETACNALRRHGVRLGQHTIFMPALVKPRAAHTLALLWRAAFPDAGRSLFLARPGALSVVLNEKPTWGEGAAAGYRVCGRIAVRLDLIEKLAEALEAEAQPNDVTLARLIGRPVREIAGVLSALGYQQAQAQEGEPKRWRRISQKKKRVAPAGKDNAFSALANLLPPNTAPPRRRGGPT; encoded by the coding sequence ATGACTGCGCGCGCCAGGACGAAGGCCGTCCTGGGACCAACCAATACCGGGAAAACCTATCTCGCGATCGAGCGCATGCTCGGCCACGCCAGCGGGATGATCGGCCTGCCGCTCCGGCTGCTGGCGCGGGAGGTTTATGACCGGGTGGTCGCCGCCAAGGGCGAAGCGCTGGCCGCGTTGATCACCGGCGAAGAGAAGATCGTCCCGGAGACGGCCCGCTATTTCGTCTGCACCGTCGAGGCGATGCCGGTCGATCGCGCGGTGGAGTTCGTCGCCATCGATGAGATCCAGGTCGCGCGCGATCTCGATCGTGGACACGTCTTCACAGAGCGCATTCTGCATGCGCGCGGGTTCGGCGAAACCATGCTGCTCGGCTCCGACACGATGCGGCCGATGATCAAGAAGCTTCTGCCTGACGCTGAGATCAATCATCGCGAGCGGCTTTCGACCTTGGCGTACGCAGGCCCGCGAAAGATCACCAAGCTGCCCAAGCGCTCGGCGGTTGTCGCCTTCTCCGCGGACGAAGTTTACGCCATTGCTGAATTGCTGCGGCGCCATCGCGGTGGCGCTGCCGTCGTCATGGGTGCGCTGAGCCCGCGCACGCGCAATGCGCAGGTCGAGCTCTATCAAAGCGGGGAGGTAGATTTTCTCGTTGCGACCGACGCCATCGGCATGGGGCTCAACATGGATGTCGACCACGTCGCGTTTGCATCGCGTCGCAAGTTCGATGGGCATTCATGGCGCGACCTTCGGCCGGATGAGATCGCGCAGATTGCAGGCCGGGCCGGACGCTTTACCCGCGATGGTCAATTTGGCGAAACCGGCGAATGCGCACCGTTCGACGAAGAGATTGTCGAACGCGTTGAGGCGCACGAGTTCGAGACCATCGAAGCCATTCAGTGGCGAAACGTCGAGCTGAAATTCGAAAGCATCGAGAAGCTCATCGCTTCGCTGGAGCAACCGCCCAATCGCTCAGGCTTGCTGCGTGTGCGCGGCGCGGATGATGAATTGGTGCTGCGCCGGATGCTTGATGACAGCGATCTCATGGATCGCGCACGCACGCCGGAAGTTGTGCGGCGGCTCTGGGATGCGTGCCAACTTCCTGATTTCCGCAAAGTCTCGAAGGACGAGCACGTCCAGCTCGCGCTCCGCATCGCCAATTATATCAGTACCCCGAAGGGTCGCGTGCCGAGCCAGTGGGTCGGCGCTGAGATAGAGAAGCTGGATCGCACGGCCGGCAATCTCGACGTGCTGCAATCGCGGCTGGCGCACATTCGCACTTGGACCTACGCCGCCAGCCGCGCCGATTGGCTGCAGGACGCCGACGATTGGCGCATGAAGACGCGCGAAGTCGAGGATAAGCTCTCCGACGCGCTCCACGACGCTCTGATACAACGCTTCATCGATCGGCGCACCAGTGCGTTGCTCAAGGGATTGAAGCGCGAGGACGCGCTTCTCGCGGGTATTACTGAAGACGGCGAGGTGACGGTTGAGGGCCATTATGTTGGCCGCCTCGAAGGGCTCGACTTTCAGCCGGACCCGCGCACGTCGTCAGGGCTTGAAGGCCGCGCGGTGCGTAACTCGGCGCTGCGGGCGCTGAAGCCGGAGCTTTCGCGGCGCCTCGCCGAGATCGCGCGTGCAGCGGACGAGGACATCACGCTCGGCCGCGACGGGCGTTTGCATGTGAGCCGGGTGGCGGTCGCGAAGCTCGTGCATGGAGCGCCGGTGCTGAAGCCTCGGCTTGAACTGATCGGTGGCGAGCAAGCATCGGAATTCGAGCGCAACGTCGCGCGCGAGCGGTTGGAATTGTGGCTGGCTCAATTGGTGGCGCACGATCTTCGCCCGCTGGTCGCTCTTGAAAATGCTTGGCGCGACGGCCGCTTGCCGCCCGATGCGCGCGGGCTTGCATTCCGGCTCATCGAGAACGTCGGCGCGCTCGATCGGGTTGGCGAAGATCTCGGCCATATGAGCGAAACGGCGTGCAACGCGCTCCGTCGTCACGGCGTGCGGCTTGGACAGCACACCATCTTCATGCCGGCGCTGGTGAAGCCGCGCGCTGCCCATACCCTGGCGCTGCTCTGGCGCGCGGCGTTCCCGGACGCTGGCCGTTCGCTATTTTTGGCGCGTCCCGGAGCGCTCTCGGTCGTGCTGAATGAGAAGCCGACTTGGGGTGAGGGCGCGGCGGCTGGGTATCGCGTCTGCGGACGCATCGCGGTGCGGCTCGATTTGATTGAGAAACTGGCAGAGGCCCTCGAGGCCGAGGCGCAACCAAATGACGTGACGCTCGCGCGCCTGATCGGCCGGCCAGTTCGGGAGATCGCAGGCGTGCTTTCCGCGCTTGGCTATCAGCAAGCGCAGGCGCAGGAAGGTGAACCCAAACGCTGGCGCCGTATCAGCCAAAAGAAAAAGCGCGTCGCTCCAGCCGGGAAGGACAATGCGTTCTCGGCGCTCGCAAACCTCTTGCCGCCAAACACCGCGCCGCCGCGCCGCCGGGGCGGCCCAACTTGA
- a CDS encoding S4 domain-containing protein, whose product MSERQRIDVWLFRARLVKTRAVASRLVAEGGVRIVHDGVPRRLEKPSVEVAPGDALLFSHGGRLIAIKVKALGARRGPSAEARALYSELDAESLA is encoded by the coding sequence TTGAGCGAGCGCCAGCGGATCGATGTTTGGCTCTTTCGCGCACGCTTGGTGAAGACGCGCGCCGTTGCATCGCGGCTCGTGGCCGAAGGTGGCGTGCGGATCGTCCATGACGGCGTGCCCCGGCGCCTGGAAAAGCCGTCGGTTGAAGTTGCCCCCGGCGACGCGCTTCTGTTCTCGCACGGGGGGAGGTTGATCGCGATCAAAGTGAAGGCTTTGGGCGCCCGGCGCGGTCCATCGGCGGAAGCACGCGCGCTCTACAGCGAACTTGACGCAGAGAGCCTCGCTTGA
- the fdxA gene encoding ferredoxin FdxA, whose translation MTYIVTDACVRCKYMDCVEVCPVDCFYEGENFLVIHPDECIDCGVCEPECPVDAIKPDSQDEPDGKWLKVNTEFSKVWPNITVKGTAPKDADTFKDEKGKFEKYFSTEPGNGD comes from the coding sequence ATGACCTACATCGTCACCGACGCGTGCGTGCGCTGCAAATACATGGACTGCGTCGAAGTCTGTCCGGTCGACTGCTTCTACGAAGGCGAGAACTTTCTCGTCATCCATCCGGACGAGTGCATCGATTGTGGCGTGTGCGAGCCTGAGTGCCCGGTCGATGCAATCAAGCCCGACAGCCAAGACGAGCCAGACGGCAAGTGGCTGAAGGTGAACACCGAGTTCTCGAAGGTGTGGCCCAATATTACGGTCAAGGGCACGGCCCCGAAGGATGCCGACACCTTCAAGGACGAGAAGGGTAAATTCGAGAAATACTTCAGCACGGAACCCGGAAACGGCGACTGA
- a CDS encoding CarD family transcriptional regulator, with product MQTAQPSIAFRPGDHIVYPAHGVGRVMGVEQQSVAGIALDVFVISFEQDKMTLRVPTTKARSCGMRALASSEVVDQAMKTLQGRARIKRTMWSRRAQEYEAKINSGDLVSIAEVVRDLHRASDQPEQSYSERQLYESALDRMARELAAVEKVSRDDAVQKVTASLASKKQAQAAA from the coding sequence ATGCAAACCGCCCAACCGTCGATTGCTTTCCGCCCGGGTGACCACATCGTCTATCCGGCCCACGGCGTAGGCCGTGTGATGGGCGTCGAGCAGCAATCGGTGGCCGGCATTGCGCTGGACGTGTTCGTGATCTCGTTCGAGCAAGACAAGATGACCCTTCGCGTGCCGACCACGAAGGCGCGCTCATGCGGTATGCGAGCGCTCGCCTCGTCGGAAGTCGTCGATCAGGCGATGAAGACGCTGCAGGGCCGCGCGCGCATCAAGCGCACCATGTGGTCGCGCCGCGCCCAAGAATACGAAGCCAAGATCAATTCCGGCGACCTCGTCTCGATCGCCGAAGTGGTCCGTGACCTTCACCGCGCTTCCGATCAGCCGGAGCAATCCTACTCAGAGCGCCAACTCTATGAGAGCGCCCTCGACCGGATGGCCCGCGAACTGGCCGCCGTCGAAAAGGTCAGCCGCGACGACGCGGTGCAGAAGGTGACCGCTTCGCTGGCTTCGAAGAAGCAGGCGCAAGCCGCCGCCTAA